TCCTCTTGATCTAAATTGTTATACTTATAATTTCTTGTTCGAATGTCTCCGGTTATTTGGACTCCAGAGATGCCACACTATATTAGTTAATGTCGTGTTTCCAGTTACATACTTATTTATGAACCCCTGTAATTATTACAATTATTCTACAATTTAAAACCGTGTAAAATCTATATTTATTGTACTTTAGACATATACTTCCTCTTCCGTGTAGGTTCCCCTCTTATGGAGTAGATGGGCCTTCTGTTGACCACCGGATGCGATAATTGGTAGAATGTTGAGTATTTATCTATGAATTAGCTTGTCCACAGAGATATTCTATTATAAGTGGATATCATCATTACGGTGTAGAATTTGATGTATTCGTATTGGTGTTCACTATGACCTGGTTTGGAGCTATTTTTCGCGGATCCGTGTTCATCTATGCAGTTATCTCCGTAATACACTGTATGAACATCAAGAATACCAAAAATACGATTCGTGTCAATACATTATACGGTTAGTCGTACGTTAATAACTGGGATGGTATTTCCTAGCAAATCTTATTTAAGTTCTATATAACTTTAGGACCATTGGAAATACGAAGGAACATACGGACCATACATGACGTAAAATGTGGCTTGTCCAATCTAGGTTACCGTGGAAACATAAAACTATACAGCAATCGCAGACAACTGTTTGATAATGAAGTCTATTCAGAGGTAATTTGATTTAATACGGCATATAAATTACAGTCTGAACACTCTAACATAGCAATGTGTATTGAAATGCGAGGAGGTATGAGGATTTCGATCGAAACAATGACGGGTATCCATATGTCAGTATATTATACGATTACTCAGGGAAAAGTGTACAAATAGAGGCGACAGAAAATGAAACAGTCCTTGACGTCAAAAAGAAGTTGAgtgaaaaacaaaatataccatTGGAACAACAAAGAATGATATATAATGGGAAATTACTTGAAGATAACAAAACACTTGCTGAATATAATATAAAGGTATTTGTTTATTTATGTTCAAATAAATATATGTAGAATAATGCTGTGATACAACTAGTGTTACGCCTTAGAGGTGGAGTGACTAGTGGGACACTCCATTCAATAGTTAAATGATTTGACAACTAGCCATAAATCGTGCTCTTATGATTTAATACTTAATAATTCTATTTCGTAGCAATGTGTATGTGTTTGAACTATGGCTTAGGTTCATTTGTATGCCAATGCGTACATATTTTCATGATATGCCTATAACAGTCAAATTTAGCAGATAATGGAGAAGCTTATACCGCTTATTAGTCGTTTACATGGTATATTGTCATGGACAGGTGATAGTGCTATTGATCTTCCTGCAATTGCAGTTATTGGTGCGCAATCTGTCGGTAAATCATCGGTACTTGAAGCAATAGTAGGATTTCCTTTCTTACCAAAAGGTTCTGGGATAGTAACTCAACGTCCGTTGATTATGCGGGTAATTTTGCGTGTATATTCTCTACCTCATTCAAATATATAGCTCTGTCACGATAAAAACTCGAAGGATTATGGAGAATTTGCACACAAGAGAGGTGTAATATTCGATGACtttcaaaaaataaaggaaGAAATTATCGCTGAAACAGAAAGGATTACAGGCTCGACTAAAAATGTTTCTTCTGTACCAATATTCCTAAAGATTACATCACCTAAAGTAATAGATCTTACCCTAATAGATTTACCTGGGATAACAAAAGTGCCTGTAGGTGATCAGACAAATGATATTGAGATGCAAATACGACAAAtgattttggaatatatCACTAAACCAACATGCATAATATTGGCATTATCTGCTGCCAATACTGACATAGCTACATCAGACAGTTTGAAGATGGCTAGAGAGGTTGACCCTTCTGGATTAAGAACTATTGGTGTAATCACGAAGTGTGATATGTTGGACGACGGTGTTGACGCTCTCGATCTTCTACAAGgaaaaatatataaattAAAGAAAGGGTTGgttttattttattattattACTACCGTCTTGTATAGATATGTTGGTGTTGTTTGTCGTGAGAAAGGAAGTGGTTCATTATCACATAATCATgctgatgaagaaatgtTTTTCAAGAACCATCCTTCATATTCTTCTATTGCAAAGAAATGTGGAATAAGACATCTAACCACACTGTTGAATGAGGTTAGTATTTTAAAGGTTAATTAAAATCCACTTAGATGCTGTCTGCACATATAAAAGACATGCTTCCATATGTTAAATCTAGAATTCTTACTATATTGCATGACCATGAAGGTGAACTAAATGGTTTGTTGTACCAATGTAGTTATAATAGCTTTAGCATATGGGATTAACGATATAGTTGATGCACCTGGAGCGTGTTTATTACATTTTTTCACAAAGTTTTCTCAACGTTTCAAAGATACGATAGATGGGAAGATAGTCCCTAGACACCATACTTCCAGACTATATGGCGGTGcaagaatatattttatatttaacGATAGTTTTTTGAGGACGTTAAACGCATTTAGCCCGTTATCGGGATTATCAGACATTGAAATAAGGACTGCTATAAGGAATTCAACAGGTCCGTATTCTGCACTCTTTGTGCCAGAAATTGcttttgaaaatttggtaaaaaAACAAATAAAGCTATTGGAATGCCCTTCATTACAATGTGTTGATCAGGTTTGCACTTTGTTTATGATATATATTCCTTAGGTTTATGAAGAATTGCAAAATATATTGGAAAACTGTGATGTGCCAGAAATTAATCGCTACATGAACATGCGtaataaaattttatcaGTAGTAAAAGAACTCTTAAAGCAATGCCTGGAACCAACAAAAGACATAATACGAAATATTATCAAGGTATGCCTTTGTTTGATGTAACGTACATTTGTAGATTGAACTGGCATATATAAACACCAATCATCCGGATTTCTTACGAAATTCAGCTTTGGCAGAAATATACAATGGTACTGGGATGAATCAGAAGAGTGACTATATAACATCTTTCAATGGAAATGATTCTTCGACTGGCAATATAAATAAATGTGAAATTAATGAACAATCAGGAATTGAAAAATTGAAATATGATAGCTCACCAAAGGTGTTTGCAATGAAACATGACGGATTCTATAAACCGTCCTTACAACATCCTAGAAATGACTTATCGCCAAAAGCAATCCTCCAGTCCAATAAGGCTCTGATGGAGAAAGTTTGTTTATCATACGCACAAATAAATAACGTAGGTAAATGAAAATCACAATACTATATGGCTCCCAAACATACCCAAGGTAGTTATGCTAAACAACGATCCCTCTGAACGCGAAATTGTGGAAACAGAATTAATAAAGACTTTAATAAGTAGTTACTTTTCAATAGTACGGTAAGCTATCTGAATGCGACATAATGTCACCAACAGGAAGAATGTAGCTGATGCTGTACCGAAATGTATTATGCATTTTATGGTAAACAAAGCCACAGAATCTCTACAGCAAGAACTGATTTCCAAATTATACAAACGTGAACTTTATGATGAATTAATGGCTGAATCCAAACATGTTATTGAAAGACGCGAAAAATGCCTGCACGTTGTCAAGTTTGTTTCAATAAACCCACAAATTTATATTATTTAGGTGTTTGAAGGAAGctcttgttgatattaCTGAACTATCAGAGTAtaaaattatggaataaCACTTCTGTGAACACTACTAGATTTCTGACCCAATACCAATCACTGTACGATATTAATAATCTAGTACCTATTTAATgtataaaatatataatTCCGGGTTTTATGTCTAAAGATAAGGAACTGGAATGTTGCAATTGGGGCGGCTTGCCGTTTACAGTAGATGGCACGGAAGCGCGATTTCGTAGATATCGAGACTACTCAAAATTAGTAATAAAAGAAAGTCATCAGAATAGACCTGTTTGGGTTTGTCCAGATGGATACCTTTATCTCGAGCTATTCACCCCTGTTAGTAAACAGGCTCTTGATTTTTTAGTTACCATCGCAGAACCAGTATGTAGACCGGAATTAATACATGAATACCAAGTTAGTATACAATTTAATGTGATTTGAGCTTTGTAGGTCACTGTGTTTTCTTTATATACAGCAATATCGGTTGGTCTATCATTTGATGAACTTTTGAGCAATTTAAAcaaattttcaaagaatATAGTACCAGAAGAATTAAAGGAATCGATATTGTCGACGGCTTCttcatttggaaaaattaaaTTGGTACTAAAGGACAGTAAGTATTGGATTGAATCGTTTGAGAGAAAGGAATTAGATTTACTACTCACGAATCCCGAAATACGAAGTGCAAGGATCCACTCAAATCCGTGGGAAGTTTCTAACAAAACTATAGACGGTTCGGGTATAACTAATTCTGACTACCTGAAGAGTACTTTGCCTACCGCTgatttttcatcatttggaTTTAATTCTAATGAAATATCTGACAATGTTATTGAAGAAAACATTGCAGTTATAGGGAGTAcaaactttgaaaataaAGGGAAAAAGAATGATCGCAATGAAGTATTCTCGTTTGAGGTGCAACAGGAAAAGATAGAAGATATAAAAAGAGAGGCCCTTCAAACTATGCGCAAACCACTGGTTAT
This region of Theileria equi strain WA chromosome 1, complete sequence genomic DNA includes:
- a CDS encoding ubiquitin family member protein (encoded by transcript BEWA_018700A); translated protein: MTWFGAIFRGSVFIYAVISVIHCMNIKNTKNTIRVNTLYGPLEIRRNIRTIHDVKCGLSNLGYRGNIKLYSNRRQLFDNEVYSESEHSNIAMCIEMRGGMRISIETMTGKSVQIEATENETVLDVKKKLSEKQNIPLEQQRMIYNGKLLEDNKTLAEYNIKNNAVIQLVLRLRGGVTSGTLHSIVK
- a CDS encoding Dynamin central region domain containing protein (encoded by transcript BEWA_018710A) produces the protein MEKLIPLISRLHGILSWTGDSAIDLPAIAVIGAQSVGKSSVLEAIVGFPFLPKGSGIVTQRPLIMRLCHDKNSKDYGEFAHKRGVIFDDFQKIKEEIIAETERITGSTKNVSSVPIFLKITSPKVIDLTLIDLPGITKVPVGDQTNDIEMQIRQMILEYITKPTCIILALSAANTDIATSDSLKMAREVDPSGLRTIGVITKCDMLDDGVDALDLLQGKIYKLKKGYVGVVCREKGSGSLSHNHADEEMFFKNHPSYSSIAKKCGIRHLTTLLNEMLSAHIKDMLPYVKSRILTILHDHEGELNAYGINDIVDAPGACLLHFFTKFSQRFKDTIDGKIVPRHHTSRLYGGARIYFIFNDSFLRTLNAFSPLSGLSDIEIRTAIRNSTGPYSALFVPEIAFENLVKKQIKLLECPSLQCVDQVYEELQNILENCDVPEINRYMNMRNKILSVVKELLKQCLEPTKDIIRNIIKIELAYINTNHPDFLRNSALAEIYNGTGMNQKSDYITSFNGNDSSTGNINKCEINEQSGIEKLKYDSSPKVFAMKHDGFYKPSLQHPRNDLSPKAILQSNKALMEKVNENHNTIWLPNIPKVVMLNNDPSEREIVETELIKTLISSYFSIVRKNVADAVPKCIMHFMVNKATESLQQELISKLYKRELYDELMAESKHVIERREKCLHVVKCLKEALVDITELSEYKIME